AGATTTTTTAGACGTGCGCACGCGGCCCAGTCAGAATGCGTACTGGCTACTGAAAATTCACTGGGCTGAAGTATGAACACCTGTATCTCGGATGCCTGCAATATCCGGCATTCCACGTCTATTTTTAAACCATGGAGACTCATAATTTGTTTACTTCGTGTTGTCTTTGGCGAGTGGGTAATTTGTGATTTGTATGATTATTGCTATGAGGATAAATTTGAtagtgttttatataaatatataaataaaaaaatcatactttTTATGcctctataatatatacaacaaGTGGACTTTTGCTAACGGGTCACCGACCCTACATCGccaataggtatatatattattaatatgaattataattaataaaatcaaattttgttaaaaatggaaataaaactaaaagatacactatagatttttttattttgaaattaaatttaaatttcccggaatagcaaatatttttttgtgatttttccGAGATcggtacattttattatagcaTAGGACTGTCGTTAGTAGTGTATAAATCAAAGCGCCTGGAGATAATTTATAAGCAATGTTTCattagaaaacaataaatatagttcACGCACGTCtgggatttaataaaattggcaataaaaacgatttattaGAAGCATTAAAGGAAGTTTAATTCCTTTTAGAGTCACGATTGCGACACAGTTTTGAGTGTGACGCCGCGTAGCTATAATGATTCCAATAATTATCGCTTTGTTaatcgtatttttttacttcatctacacaataaattataattactggAAAAAGAGAAACGTGGTACATGATAGACCACTACCCATATTCGGAAATCATTTTCAAAATGCAACTGGATTGAAAAGTTTGACAAACGTTCTGACCGAAGTGTATTACAAGTATCCTGATGAAAAAATTGTTGGCTACTTCAAAGGCAGTCAACCCGCACTCGTCATTCGGGATTTAGACATCATAAGAGACATTCTCAACGtagattttacttattttcacGCTCGAGGCGCAGCATTGAACCCTGAAACTGAACCGCTCttgaaaaatttattccaCGTCGATGGAGATATTTGGAAATTGCTTCGTAAACGACTCACGCCTGCCTTTACGGGTACAAGATTAAAGAACATGTTTCCCTTGATAGGTCAATGTGCAGAAAAGTTGCAAGCGCTTATAGAAGATAAAGGGAAGCGTGGAGAAGATTGTGATGTACGTAACCTGATGTCGCGCTTTACAATCGAGTTTATTGGAGCTTGTGGATTTGGCATCGATATGGATACGATTTGTAATGAAAATTCTGCATTCCTACATCTAGGAAGAGTTGTGTTTCAAAGAACCCGAAAAGACGTCATCCTACTTGGTATAATGGATTTATTTCCACAGACAAGAAAGTATATACAACTTGCTGACGAAAATTTGTACAACTTGATTGCTGATATAGTTCTAACTGCTTTTAAATGGCGCAACTATACGCCGTCGGGTCGTAATGATTTTATCGAtgttttgttacttttatCTCAAGAAGGAAAGATTACTGGTGAATCTATTGAGAAACAAAATCCAGATGGAACACCAGCAACCATAGAACTAACATTAGATGATGAGCTTTTGGTTGCTCAAGTGTTTGTTTTTTACGCGGCAGGATTTGAGACATCTTCCTTTGCGACTAGTGTCACACTGCATAAACTAGCATTTCATCCTCAAATACAAGCTAGAGCCCAAGAAGAAATCGACGAAATCCTTGTGAGTTATGGTGGTAAATTGTGCTTCGAAGCAGTCAGTAAGATGACCTACTTAGAAATGGTATTCAAGGAATCCATGAGAATGTTCTCATCTTTTGGCTTTTTGCAAAGAGTATGCTGCCAGAAATACACCTTTCCTTCACTTGGCATAACGATAGATCCCGGTGTGATTGTCTTTATACCGTCACAAGCAATACAAATCgatggaaaatattttgaaaatcctAGCGAGTTTTGGCCTGAAAGATTTTCTCCTGAATCCACTTATCACCATAAATATTCCTATATGCCATTCGGCGAAGGCCCAAGAGGATGTATTGGTAAGTATTTTCGACGTAAGAATAGTCCCACCAAGTACATGATactataaaatctaaattaaataatataaaatctaaatctcCCGTCGCGTGGTTGTTCTTCATGATAAACCTAggttaaattatcaaaaagctTCAACAAATGGTccatagattttataaaaaaaaaatatttttttcttgttaaaatgaaacttatttattgttgttgaaataaaaattaccgtCAC
This DNA window, taken from Pieris rapae chromosome 16, ilPieRapa1.1, whole genome shotgun sequence, encodes the following:
- the LOC110991970 gene encoding cytochrome P450 6B2-like; the protein is MIPIIIALLIVFFYFIYTINYNYWKKRNVVHDRPLPIFGNHFQNATGLKSLTNVLTEVYYKYPDEKIVGYFKGSQPALVIRDLDIIRDILNVDFTYFHARGAALNPETEPLLKNLFHVDGDIWKLLRKRLTPAFTGTRLKNMFPLIGQCAEKLQALIEDKGKRGEDCDVRNLMSRFTIEFIGACGFGIDMDTICNENSAFLHLGRVVFQRTRKDVILLGIMDLFPQTRKYIQLADENLYNLIADIVLTAFKWRNYTPSGRNDFIDVLLLLSQEGKITGESIEKQNPDGTPATIELTLDDELLVAQVFVFYAAGFETSSFATSVTLHKLAFHPQIQARAQEEIDEILVSYGGKLCFEAVSKMTYLEMVFKESMRMFSSFGFLQRVCCQKYTFPSLGITIDPGVIVFIPSQAIQIDGKYFENPSEFWPERFSPESTYHHKYSYMPFGEGPRGCIGARLGQMQSLAGLAAILQKFTVEPSDKTPIELPVHPWSNIVQAVQGEIPLKLKLRK